Within Spirochaetales bacterium, the genomic segment TTTGATTTCAAAGAAACAATGGCCCGTGAAGTAATGGTGCCTTTTCATGAAGTACCGGTATGCAGCAGGGGCTCGTCGATCAGGGAAATCATCATGTTTTATACTGAAAGAAAATCCCGTTTTATCCCCGTGTTTCTCGAACGCGCCGATAATGTCGTCGGAATCATCGACATGGATACGGCATTGACCGTTCAGGCGACGTCGATCAATGATATAATGAAGAAGGCGATTTATTACCCGGAAACAAAAAAGATTCCGGATCTCCTTAAAGCCATGATCGAAAAGAATGAAGAAGTGGTTTTTCTCGTCGATGAATACGGCGGTATTTCCGGTATGATCTCAAAAAACGATATCGCTGCCGAGATCGTCGGTTATATACCGGAAGAACACAGAAGCCAGGCAATCGATATCTCCATTATTTCCAGGAATGTCGTTCATGTCTCCGGTACGACCGACCTCGAGGATCTTTTCAGGGAGACGGGAATACGCATCGAAAAAGGTAATTATGATACGGTCGGCGGATATATCTGTTTCAAAACCGGTGAAATACCCAGGGCCGGAACGGCCTTTACCGATAAAGGGCTGGGCTTTTCCATTCTGGAAAGCGATGAACGGCGTATAAAGCGTATCGAGATCAGGAGGATTAAAAAAGAAGAACTCTGATCAATCGCGCACGGGGGTGCTGCCGGATGAGAAAGACGGCAATAAACGGAAATAGATGTAACTATTATAAAAGAACGTCATTATTATTAATAGGGAAATACGCATTTAACTTTCAGAAAGGCCGTCCGGTTATTTTTGTTTTTTTGTATCGGCATAATGATAAAATGTGAAAAATTGTATATATTTTCTTAATGATGATACTGCGTGATAATCATGAGGAGCCGTAAATTTGAGATGACGTTCCGGCGTTCCCGATTGACGTCACGGCAAAGCAGGTGACTGAAAAGGCATTGAAAACAAAAAAAACTTCCTGGCTGAGAAGGGGAATAGAAATACTCATACTTGTCGGGCTGACGATTGTCGCCACACTCATATATCGTTTTGTCGATAATGAACTGACGATACGAATGGAAGTACTCAAAGAGGATATACTCCACTATCTGGAATTACAGCTTGGAAGAAAAATCAGCTATGATAATATTTCACCGTCGGTTTTCATGTATCTTGAAGTCCGCGACCTGAAAATCTACAGCATACGAAACAACGAGGAAGAACTATTCAGATTGAAAAGGGTGAGGGTGATGTATAATCTTTTCGTCCTGCTTTTTTCAAATGATCCCCTGGCTGCGGTTTCGGAAATAAATATATCCAATACCCTTTTCAAATTCAATCCGATGAATGCTTCCGGCAATGAAGCGGGAGAATTACAGAAAAATCTCCTTTCCAGACTCACCTCCTCGAATTATCTGTTCAGAATCACGGGCAACAATGTCAGCGTTCATCTCTATACGGAAAATGCCGAGATAACCTTTACGCATCTGTTCTTTGAAATAAACAGTATCGCCCAGGCCTACCAGCTGAATATCAAAAAGGGAGTCGCGACGATTGTGATAACCGATGAGAATGGTCCGCATTCGTTCGATATGGAATTGAAAACAAAAGGAAGCTTCGACCGTGATTTCAGCGGAGCCGATTTTATCGTGAAATTCCTTCATTTCTCGACCGATACGATTTCCTTTCAGCGGCAGACCCTGCAGATCACCCTTGACGATAACCTGATCGATGTTCGAAAAATTCAGGATAAATCCCCGATCGATCTGCATCTCTTTGCGGATCTCAATACCGGTACGTTGACGTTTAATTTTAAAACGGAAAAATTCCAGCCGCAGACCATGTTCCGTTTCACCGGACCATGGGAGCCGTTCAATCAATGGCTTTCATCGGCCATCACTTCATCCGGGACATTCGATGTCAGCCTTGGAGACCCGCATGTCACGTATGAATTGAGCGCGGATATAGGAT encodes:
- a CDS encoding HlyC/CorC family transporter, with the translated sequence MIITGIVICIVMAGFFAGLETGLLAADQLSLFIKKEKKLLYARAAHYLLIKPERLLSTTLIGTNIAVVSATVLLKSLFLRMGYPLWLSWPGSLLLSIVLLVFSEIIPKSFFRQHADGLSVRIAPLLTVFYILFIPLSFFLNRIVAFMLFVFRQRSVKRLPRSREDLRLLMKLICRESGMQITGQKIIDDIFDFKETMAREVMVPFHEVPVCSRGSSIREIIMFYTERKSRFIPVFLERADNVVGIIDMDTALTVQATSINDIMKKAIYYPETKKIPDLLKAMIEKNEEVVFLVDEYGGISGMISKNDIAAEIVGYIPEEHRSQAIDISIISRNVVHVSGTTDLEDLFRETGIRIEKGNYDTVGGYICFKTGEIPRAGTAFTDKGLGFSILESDERRIKRIEIRRIKKEEL